The DNA sequence AAGTACCTCCTCTGCTATTTTAATTAAGGGTCGTTAAGGGTCGACTTCAGTGACGACACCTCGTATATTAGCAGGAGGTACTTTTTTTATCATTCTTCATTTAAATTCATTACAGGAATGCTTCCTTATTACATAATTATAACAGCAACCAAACTTGAACTTAATAACCCAACAAGAACTGGGATGAAGTTTTTTCTAGCTAATTCAATAGGATCTACTCCAACAACACCAGCAGTTGCAACAAGGCCAAAAGCCCATGACGTTAAGGTTCCTCCACCAGTCCAAATTGCCCCCATTTGACCAATTGCAGCAAGCGGTGCAATTGATACATCCATCGTATTAGAAATCACTTCTGCAAAATTAGCAGTAAGTGCAATACCAGAAAAACCAGAGCCATCTAAACCTGATATTATACCCAATATCAGGTTGCCTAAAACGACTATAAAAGAATTCAATGGTACATGTTCTGTAAAAACTATCGCTATGTCAAACAGTATCTCATTCGCCTCTTTTCCAAGTATATTATATGTTTGAGAAGAACCTAGAAAGAAAAAACCTGTTACAGGTATAACTTTACTAAAAACTTTAATTGAAAAAACAAAACCTTCAGTTAAATAATTAGCGATATGATCTAAAAAACCTATTCCATATACTGTAGAATTGGCTATTATAATTATAATTAATGCTGTGCCTCCAAGTAAAGCTGTAGCCTCATTACCCTGGATGTCATAATAAATCATTAATATTAGAATTCCTATAAAAATACACGGTACTACTATAGCTAGTAGTGTTGATTTAAAGCTTTGTTTATAAGAATCTTTTTTTACTAATTTATGCTTTTTCACTTCAGTTTTATCTTGACAAAATTCTTGTTTGTACATAAAAAATGCTATTATGCTCGCTACACTACCTGTTACTATTGATAAAAGTGCTGCTTCAAACACTATTGTACCTGGTTCAAGACCAATCGCTCTTTCACTGAAACCAGGAGCCCCCTGTATTATAAAATCGCCACTCAAAGCCATACCATGTCCTAATATTGTCATACTAACAGCAGCTCCCATTGGCGTTAAGCCAGATTTTACTGCAGCTGGTACAATTATAGTACCCACCAATGCTGTCGTTGGTGTCGGCCAAAAAAATAGTGATAAAATATACATTACTATTCCTAATACCCAATATGAGACACTTGACGTTATCATAAGATATGTACAAGGTTTAATCATTTTCTCATCAGCATTTATTGCTTGCAAACTTTTAATCATTGCTGTCATAAGAGCAATCAATAGTATTAAATCTAGTAACTCACTACCAGCACTTAACATAGACCAAAATAAGGTTTGTAAGCCTAGTAAAACAGAATAGTCATGAAAAACGTATCCAATTAAAAAAGTACCTAATAAGCATACTGCTATAACATTTTTCCTAGCCAACATTGTTATTATTATTAAAAAAATGAAAAACAAATAAATCCCATGTAAAATTGTCATTGAATCTGGATACTCCTTTTTAAATATAGTTCATATTATTACATATGAAAGTATCCAGCCTAAAATTACTACACATTAAAAAACATCAAAAGCTAAAAAGCTTTTGATGTTTAACTAGTTATTCAGAAACCTCAACTATCATTTCAATTTCTACAGGACTATTAAGGGGTAGTTCACTCACGCCGACTGCAGCTCTTGAATGTTCTCCTTTTTTTTCAAATACTTCTCCTATGAAATCACTAGCTCCATTTATAACTTGTGGCTGTTTATTAAAATTAGTAGCACTACTCACATATCCTGTTAACTTTACAATCTTTGTTATTTTATCTAGATCGCCAATTTCTCCTTTTATAACACTTAGACAGTTAATAGTACATTGTTTAGCTGCTTCAATTCCTTCTTCTAAAGAGACATCTTCTCCCACTTTACCTTCATATTTAAGATCACCAGAAACTAAAGGTAATTGACCAGAAACAAACACAAGATTACCTGTTTTTGCTGTTGGGACATAAGACGCTACAGGCTTAGGTGGCTCAGGTAATTCAATTCCTAGACTTTGTAATTTTTGTTCCACTTTTGACATTATTATTCCCCCTTAAATTATAAAGTATTGCTTTAATATATTTCGTTGTAAATAAAATAAATCCTTTATTTATCTTTACCCAAAAATTAATAAACATATAGCTACTGAAGCTACAAATCCTACAAAGTCACCAACTAATCCAACACCAAGTGCATGTCTTGTCTT is a window from the Natranaerobius trueperi genome containing:
- a CDS encoding RidA family protein, translated to MSKVEQKLQSLGIELPEPPKPVASYVPTAKTGNLVFVSGQLPLVSGDLKYEGKVGEDVSLEEGIEAAKQCTINCLSVIKGEIGDLDKITKIVKLTGYVSSATNFNKQPQVINGASDFIGEVFEKKGEHSRAAVGVSELPLNSPVEIEMIVEVSE